The following proteins are encoded in a genomic region of Nomascus leucogenys isolate Asia chromosome 17, Asia_NLE_v1, whole genome shotgun sequence:
- the CD79A gene encoding B-cell antigen receptor complex-associated protein alpha chain, which translates to MPGGPGVLQALPATIFLLFLLSAAYLGPGCQALWVHGGPTSLMVSLGEDAHFQCLHNGSKNANVTWWRVLHGNYTWPPEFLGPGEDLNGTLIIQNVNKSHGGIYVCRVQEGNKTYRQSCGTYLRVRQPPPRPFLDMGEGTKNRIITAEGIILLFCAVVPGTLLLFRKRWQNEKLGLDAGDEYEDENLYEGLNLDDCSMYEDISRGLQGTYQDVGSLNIGDVQLEKP; encoded by the exons ATGCCTGGGGGTCCAGGAGTCCTCCAAGCTCTGCCTGCCaccatcttcctcctctttctgctgTCTGCTGCCTACCTGG GCCCTGGGTGCCAGGCCCTGTGGGTGCACGGGGGCCCAACATCATTGATGGTGAGCCTGGGGGAAGACGCCCACTTCCAATGCTTGCACAATGGCAGCAAGAACGCCAACGTCACCTGGTGGCGCGTCCTCCATGGCAACTACACGTGGCCCCCTGAGTTCTTGGGCCCGGGCGAGGACCTCAATGGTACGCTGATCATCCAGAATGTGAACAAGAGCCATGGGGGCATATACGTGTGCCGGGTCCAGGAGGGCAACAAGACATACCGGCAGTCCTGCGGCACCTACCTCCGCGTGCGCC AGCCGCCCCCCAGGCCCTTCCTGGACATGGGGGAGGGCACCAAGAACCGAATCATCACAGCCGAGGGGATCATCCTCCTGTTCTGCGCGGTGGTGCCTGGGACGCTGCTGCTGTTCAGG AAACGATGGCAGAACGAGAAGCTCGGGTTGGATGCCGGGGATGAATATGAAGATGAAAACCTCTATGAA GGCCTGAACCTGGACGACTGTTCCATGTATGAGGACATCTCCCGGGGCCTCCAGGGCACCTACCAGGATGTGGGCAGCCTCAACATAGGAGATGTCCAGCTGGAGAAGCCGTGA